From the Methanobacterium sp. CWC-01 genome, the window GTATCTCTTCTTTGAGGGCTATTCTGAGGTCGGTGGCCACCTGGTCGTTACGGGACTTGGCGGTGTGCATGAAACCCGCTTTTTCTCCAATCCTGCGGGTAACGTAGTTCTCCACTGCCATATGGATATCTTCCACGGAAGGGTCCAGCTCCAGGGCCTCTAGACCATCCTCCTCCAGCGTTTTTAAGGCCTTTATAATGGCCTGGGCATCCTCCGGGGAGATGATACCCTCCTCCTGGAGCATGAGGGTGTGGGCCAGGTTGCACTTTATATCAGCCCCGAAAATCCGATGGTCAAATTCCAGGGACGAAGTGTAACTAGCCGCGTCGCTGGTCATCCTGCCCTTAAACCTTCCGGACCTCAAGTTCAAAACTAATCCAACCTATTTCTTTTCTTTACCTTTCCATTGGGTGTATCCGCATTTACCGCAGGTGTAGCGGTCTCCATGGTCAGCCATGAAGACTCCGTGGGAGCATCGCACACACTCCGGATTTTTACGGACGAGTTTGTTATCTTTAACTTCGTAAAGCTGGTACTTTTTCATGTTAAATCCTCAAGGGTTTTTTATTCTTCTTCACTTTCTTCTGTAGCTTTTTCCTGATTCTTGGCCACTACGTGGTCCCTTTCCACCCGGGAAAGATTGTCAAGAGAGTCGTACAGCTTGGCGTAGCCTTCTGAGCGGCCTTCACCGTAGCTGGGCTTCATCTTATCCACTACCAGAAGATCCTTATCC encodes:
- a CDS encoding 30S ribosomal protein S27ae is translated as MKKYQLYEVKDNKLVRKNPECVRCSHGVFMADHGDRYTCGKCGYTQWKGKEKK
- a CDS encoding 30S ribosomal protein S24e — protein: MEIDIKEKVENPLLNRTEISFDCLYQGEATPKVLDVKNRLVAVLNVDKDLLVVDKMKPSYGEGRSEGYAKLYDSLDNLSRVERDHVVAKNQEKATEESEEE